The Streptomyces sp. NBC_00775 genome includes the window CCGGGGCTCGTCCGCGGCGCTGGAGGCCTACCAGGAGCGCAATCACGAACTGCGCACCACCGCGGTCGGCAACTTCACGCCGCCCGACAAGTGGATCACCGCCCTCGGTTACCGCGTACTCGGTGGCTCCATCGCTCTGGCCGGTGTGTTCCTGACACTCGTCGGCGTCGCCGAGCTGGTGTCGGGCGGCTGACCCGGCACCCGTCACGCGAAAGGGCCCGTCCACCACTCGGTGGACGGGCCCTTTCGCCGCGTACGGGCCGCGGGCTAGCGCTTGTGCTGGGAGTCCGCGACCGTCACCTCGACGCGCTGGAACTCCTTGAGCTCGCTGTAACCGGTCGTGGCCATGGCGCGGCGGAGGGCACCGAAGAAGTTCATGGAGCCGTCGGGGGTGTGCGAGGGGCCCGTGAGGACCTCCTCGATCGTGCCGACGGTGCCGAGGTCGACCTTCTTGCCTCGCGGCAGCTCCTCGTTGACCGCCTCCATGCCCCAGTGGTGGCCCTTGCCGGGCGCGTCCGTGGCACGGGCCAGCGGGGAGCCCATCATCACGGAGTCGGCACCGCAGGCGATGGCCTTGGGGAGGTCGCCGGACCAGCCGACGCCGCCGTCGGCGATCACGTGCACATACCGGCCGCCGGACTCGTCCATGTAGTCGCGGCGGGCCGCGGCCACGTCCGCGACGGCGGTTGCCATCGGGACCTGAATCCCCAGCACGTTGCGCGTGGTGTGCGCGGCGCCGCCGCCGAAGCCGACGAGGACACCGGCCGCGCCGGTGCGCATCAGGTGCAGGGCCGCGGTGTACGTGGCGCAGCCGCCGACGATCACCGGGACGTCCAGCTCGTAGATGAACTGCTTCAGGTTCAGCGGCTCGGAGGCGCCCGAGACATGCTCCGCGGACACCGTCGTACCGCGGATGACGAAGATGTCCACGCCCGCGTCCACGACGGCCTTGGAGAACTGCGCCGTGCGCTGCGGGGACAGGGCCGCGGCGGTGACGACGCCGGAGTCGCGCACCTCCTTGATGCGCTGCCCGATCAGCTCTTCCTTGATGGGAGCCGCGTAGATCTCCTGGAGGCGGCGGGTCGCGGCGTCCACGTCCAGCTCGGCGATCTCGTCGAGCAGCGGCTGCGGGTCCTCGTACCTCGTCCACAGGCCTTCGAGGTTGAGGACGCCCAGGCCGCCCAGCTCGCCGATGCGGATCGCGGTGGCCGGGGAGACGACCGAGTCCATCGGGGCGGCCAGAAACGGCAGCTCGAAGCGGTAGGCGTCGATCTGCCAGGCGATCGAGACCTCCTTCGGGTCTCGCGTACGGCGGCTCGGGACGACGGCGATGTCGTCGAAGGCATACGCCCGGCGGCCGCGCTTGCCGCGCCCGATCTCGATCTCAGTCACGTGTGTGGCCTTTCCCTCTTCGCTTCTGCGCTCCCAGTATCCCCGACGCCTACGACAAGGGCGGCCCCGGAACCTCCGGGACCGCCCTTGGACGTGCCCCACGCACGCGTGGAGCACGATTACGGCTAGTCGTTACGGCTGTAGTTCGGCGCCTCGACCGTCATCTGGATGTCGTGCGGGTGGCTCTCCTTGAGGCCCGCGGAGGTGATCCGCACGAAGCGGCCCTTGGACTCCATCTCATCGATCGTGGCGGCGCCCACGTAGCCCATGGTCTGGCGCAGACCGCCGACGAGCTGGTGCAGCACGTTGGCCAGCGGGCCGCGGTAGGGCACCTGGCCCTCGATGCCTTCGGGGACCAGCTTGTCGTCGGAGGCCACGTCGGCCTGGAAGTAGCGGTCCTTCGAGTACGACCGGCCCTGGCCGCGGGACTGCATGGCGCCGAGCGAGCCCATGCCGCGGTACGACTTGAACTGCTTGCCGTTGATGAAGAGCAGCTCTCCGGGCGACTCCTCACAGCCCGCGAGGAGGCTGCCCAGCATCACGGTGTCGGCACCGGCGGCCAGCGCCTTGCCGATGTCGCCGGAGTACTGCAGACCACCGTCACCGATCACCGGGACACCCGCGGCGCGGGCCGCGAGGCCGGCTTCGTAGATGGCGGTGACCTGCGGGACGCCGATGCCGGCGACGACACGGGTGGTACAGATCGAGCCGGGGCCCACGCCGACCTTGACGCCGTCGACACCGGCGTCGATCAGCGCCTGGGCGCCGTCACGCGTGGCGACATTGCCGCCGATCACGTCGACGCCCACGCTCGACTTGATCTTCGCCATCCAGTTGAGGGCGTTGCTGTTGTGCCCGTGCGAGGTGTCGACGATCAGGAAGTCCACACCGGCCTCGGCCAGCGCCTGGGCCCGCTCCAGCGCCTCGGGGCTGGCGCCGACGGCGGCACCCACCAGCAGGCGGCCCTCGGCGTCCTTCGCGGCGTTCGGGTACTTCTCGGCCTTCACGAAGTCCTTGACCGTGATGAGGCCCTTGAGGACACCCGCGTCGTCGACCAGCGGAAGCTTCTCGATCTTGTGGCGGCGCAGCAGCTGCATGGCGTCCGTGCCGGAGATGCCGACCTTGCCGGTGACCAGCGGCATCGGCGTCATGACCTCGCGGACCTGGCGCGAGCGGTCGGTCTCGAAGGCCATGTCGCGGTTGGTGACGATGCCCAGCAGCTTGCCGTTACCGTCGGTGACCGGGACGCCGCTGATGCGGAACTTCGCGCACAGCGCGTCCGCCTCGGCCAGCGTCGCGTCCGGGTGCACGGTGATCGGGTCGGTGACCATGCCGGACTCGGAGCGCTTCACCAGGTCGACCTGGTTGACCTGGTCCTCGATGGAAAGGTTGCGGTGCAGCACACCGACGCCGCCCTGCCGGGCCATGGCGATCGCCATGCGGGACTCGGTCACCTTGTCCATCGCGGCCGAGAGCAGCGGGATGTTCACACGGACGTTGCGGGAGATACGGGACGAGGTGTCGACCGCGTTGGGCAGCACTTCGGATGCGCCCGGCAGCAGCAGCACGTCGTCGTAGGTCAGCCCGAGTGTCGCGAATTTGGCGGGCACTCCGTCGACGTTGGCAGTCATGACACCTTCCCCAAATGGCCTTGATCGGTGCGGATGTCCATGCTAACGGGAAGCATGGCTCTCTCATTCCACGGTTGAGGGTGCGGTTGGGCTTCGTATGTTCGTACGGGGCTGGTGTCATCCCTGTTCAGCCGCTTGCCGGGGAGGCTCCGGGATGCCGTTGCGGCCGGAGAAGAGCGGAGAAGAGCGGAGAAGAAAAAGCCCCTGCGGGAATGCGTCTGCGGGCCGGTGGGGGCTGGTCGCGCAGTTCCCCGCGCCCCTAAAGGCAAGGCCGCGCCCCAGGTTCTTTTAGGGGCGCGGGGAACACAGGCACCCCGCCGAGCGACACCGTCGCCCCCCGACGGGCGAAATCCCTACTGTTCCGCCAGCGCCCGCAAGCGACTCAGCGCCCTGTGCTGTGCCACCCGTACGGCTCCTGGTGACATTCCCAACATCTGGCCCGTCTCCTCAGCCGTGAGGCCCACCGCGATGCGCAGCAGCAGCAGCTCGCGCTGGTTGTCGGGGAGGTTGGCCAGGAGTTTCTTGGCCCATTCGGCGTCGCTGCTGAGGAGGGCACGCTCCTCGGGGCCGAGTGAGTCGTCCGGGCGCTCGGGCATCTCGTCCGAGGGGACGGCCGTCGAGCCGGGGTGGCGCATCGCGGCGCGCTGCAGGTCGGCGACCTTGTGCGCGGCGATGGCGAAGACGAACGCCTCGAAGGGACGCCCGGTGTCCTTGTAGCGCGGCAGCGCCAGGAGCACCGCGACGCAGACCTCCTGCGCCAGGTCCTCCACGAAGTGCCGCGCGTCGCCCGGAAGTCGGGACAGACGGGTGCGGCAGTAGCGCAAAGCCAGCGGATGTACATGGGCGAGCAGGTCGTGTGTGGCCTGCTCGTCGCCGTCGACCGCGCGATGGACGAGCGCACCGATCACCGTCGTCCCGTCGTCGCGCATCGGTCCATGGTGCCTTGGCGTCGTCCGATCCGTGGCACCGCGTCCGTAGTTGTGCACCGAAGCGTTATGAGCAGGTGCGCCGGAACTCATCTCCTGCGCCCTCCCCTTCCGCTCGACCGACTCGTCCCCGAGAGACTCCACACCTCAAGGATGCGGCATCCGCCGGGAAACGGGCATCGGGCACCGAAGAGACTCGCCCTGAGGGCCCGGCCCCACCCGCCATGAGGCGGGCAGGGGCTACTACCGTCATACCCTCGAGGCGGCTCACCTAGCGAACCAGACCCCACCGGAAACCGAGCGCCACGGCGTGCGCGCGGTCCGAGGCACCGAGCTTCTTGAACAGCCGCCGGGCATGTGTCTTGACAGTGTCCTCGGAGAGGAACAGCTCACGGCCGATCTCCGCGTTGGAGCGGCCGTGGCTCATGCCTTCCAGCACCTGGATCTCACGCGCGGTGAGCGTGGGCGCGGCACCCATCTCGGCCGAGCGCAGTCTGCGCGGAGCGAGCCGCCAGGTGGGATCGGCGAGTGCCTGCGTCACGGTCGCCCGCAGCTCCGCGCGGGAGGCGTCCTTGTGCAGATAGCCGCGGGCACCGGCGGCGACGGCGAGCGCCACGCCGTCCAGGTCCTCGGCGACGGTGAGCATGATGATGCGCGCACCGGGGTCGGCGGACAGCAGCCGCCTGACTGTCTCCACGCCGCCCAGTCCGGGCATGCGTACGTCCATCAGAATCAGGTCCGAACGGTCGGCACCCCAGCGGCGGAGGACTTCCTCGCCGTTGGCTGCCGTCGTCACACGCTCGACGCCGGGCACGGTCGCGACCGCGCGGCGGAGCGCCTCTCGGGCAAGCGGGGAGTCGTCGCAGACGAGGACGGATGTCATGGCCGCCCTCCGCAGCTGATGCGCGTCACCTTGAGCCTCCAGGCTGGGTACGAATCGTCACCTGTGCGGTTGACACTCGCCGACGGATACTGCCGCCTGCCCGAGCGCTTGTTCCTTCAACCGCCTCCGCACTCTCAACGATGGTCACTCGAAAGAGTTACGGGGCAGTCAGTCATCTTCGGCACTCTACGTGAGGGTGCGGACACGGTGCAGACATGCACAACGGACCCTCAACGTTTCATCACAACCTATGCCCCATTTAGCCCGATTTCTTCCCCTTTGCTGGTGTCTGCGGCTAGATTCGCAATGAGTCATATTTTCATCTCCTTAGATCATAGATGTACGGTCGGTGGGCACAGAGCAGCCCAGAACGGCAACAAGGGGACACGCAATGGCAGATTTCTCCCGCCTTCCCGGTCCGAACGCGGACCTCTGGGACTGGCAGCTCCTCGCGGCCTGCCGCGGGGTCGACAGCTCGCTCTTCTTCCACCCGGAGGGCGAGCGTGGTGCGGCACGGAGCGCTCGTGAGAACTCGGCCAAAGAGGTCTGCATGAGATGCCCGGTACGCGCGGAGTGCGCGGCGCACGCGCTGGCGGTGCGTGAGCCGTACGGCGTGTGGGGCGGGCTGACCGAGGACGAGCGCGAAGAACTCATGGGCCGGGCGCGCAACCGGCTGGTCTCGGCGGCGGCCACCGGAAGCGGTCACGCTTCGAACAACTGAAGGAACGTTTCTGCACGGTGGGCACGCGCACACGTGCCCCAACTTTTCCCCGCCAGCGCCTTTTCCCCGCTACCGCGTCGCGGCCCGGGCCAGCCGGTCCAGCGTTGCCGCCACCGCCGGCACCTGGGCCAGATCCGGCAGCGTGAGCGCGACGATCTCCCGTCGCACCGGGGGCTCCACCGTCACCGTGCGCGCCCCCTTGGGACGTACGGACTCGATGGCGAGCTCCGGAAGGACGGCCACCCCCAGACCCGCGCCGACGAGGCCGACCACGGCCGGGTAGTCGTCGGTGGCGAAGTCGATACGGGGCTCGAAGCCCGCGTTGCGACAGACCTCGATCAGCTGTCCGCGGCAGCGCGGACACCCGGCGATCCACGGCTCTCCGGCGAACTCGCCGATCGCGACCGACCCCGCCCGGGCGAGGCGGTGCCCCTCGGGCACGAGCCCGACGAGCCGGTCCGTCAGCAGCGGCCGTACGACCAGGTCGTCCCACTCCTCGGCGCCGGCCGCCCCCTCGTACCGGAAGGCGAGCGCGATGTCGCAGTCGCCGGCCCGGAGCTTCTCGACGGACTCGGGCGGTTCGGCCTCCTCCAGGGAGACACGGGTGCCGGGGTGCGCGGCGCGCAGCGCGGCGAGGGCCGTGGGGACGAGCGTGGAGCTGCCGCTGGGGAAGGAGACGAGCCGGACCCGGCCCGCGCGCAGGCCCGCGATCGCGGCGACCTCCTCCTCGGCGGCCGTGAGCCCGGCGAGGATGCCCGCCGCGTGCCGGACCAGTGCCTCACCCGCCTGGGTCAGGCGCATCTCGCGCCCCGTGCGGATCAGCAGCGGTGTGCCGACGGACGACTCCAGTGCCTTCATCTGCTGGCTGACGGCGGGCTGGGTGCAGCCCAGCTCGCGCCCCGCCGCCGAGAAGGAGCCGGTGGTGGCGACGGCGCGCAGAACGCGGAGATGGCGGGCCTCGATCATGTGTCGAGCATAAGCGGGTCTTGGGGGTGGCGCCGAATATTGCGTCGACGCTTTGACCGCCGTCGCCTAGCGTTGTTGTCATGAAGCTTCTGTCGCTGAATCTGGGCCGTGCGCGGGCCGTCGAGTACACGGACCAGCCGGAGGGCGTGACCGGCATCGACAAGCAGCCGGTGGACGGGCCCGTCCGGGTGACCGCGCCCGGGCCCAAGGGGGTCGGCGCGAGCGGCCTCGCCGGGGACGCGGTGTGCGACATGCGGCATCACGGCGGGGACCACCAGGCCGTGTACGCGGTGGCGCGCGAGGACCTCGACGACTGGGAGCGCGAGCTCGGCCGCACGCTGCCGAACGGCGTGTTCGGCGAGAACCTCACGACGCAGGGGCTCGACGTGTCCGGCGCGCGGATCGGCGAGCGCTGGCGCGTCGGCTCCGAGGTCGTCCTGGAGGTCACCTGCGGGCGCATCCCCTGCCTCACCTTCCAGGGGCATGTCGGGGAGAAGGGCTGGGTGAAGCGCTTCACCCAGAAGGGCGCGCCCGGCGCGTATCTGCGGGTGGTCGAGCCCGGCGAGATCCGCTCCGGCGACCCGATCGAGATCGTGCACCGGCCCGGACACGACGTCACGGTCGCCCTCCAGTTCCGCGCCGTCACGACCGAACGGGAGCTGCTGCCAAGGCTGTTGGCGGCGGGCGAGGCGCTGCATCCGGAGTCGCTGGCGACGGCGGAGAAGTACGTGGCGAAGTACGCCGGCTAAGCCCCTGAAAACCATGGTGCGCGGAACTCGTGGAGCTTGGCCGGGCGTTGGGTGGCGGGGGGCGCCGGACGCCTGGCCAGGTCACTAACCTTGCGCCATGACAACGGCTCTGATTACGGGATCGACCGCGGGCATCGGCGCGGCCTTCGCGCGGCGTCTGGCGGCTGATGGGCACAACCTCGTCCTGGTGGCGCGCGATACGAAGCGGCTGCACGAGCAGGCCACCGAACTGCACGACCGGCACGGCATCGAGGCGGAGGTGCTGACGGCGGATCTGGCGACCGACGACGGCATCGAAGCGGTGGCCGGGCGACTGGGCGACCGCAAGAACCCCGTCGACCTGCTGGTCAACAACGCGGGCTTCGGCAACAAGGGCCGCTACCTCGACGTATCGATGGCCGACGAGCTGAAGATGCTCAAGGTGCACTGCGAGGCGGTGCTCCGGCTGACGTCGGCGGCGACCGAGTCGATGCGGGAGCGCGGCCGTGGCGGGGTCGTCAATGTCGCGTCGGTGGCCGCGTTCGTGCCGCGGGGTACGTACGGGGCGTCCAAGGCGTGGGTCGTGCAGTTCACGCAGGGCGCGGCCAGGGATCTGGCGGGCAGCGGCGTACGGCTGATGGCGCTGGCCCCCGGTTTCGTGCGCACCGAGTTCCACCAGCGGGCCGGGATGGGCACGGACAACATCCCGAACTGGATGTGGCTCGACGCGGACAAGCTGGTCGCGGCGGCGCTCGCGGATCTGGCCCGCGGCAAGTCGCTGTCGATCCCCGACCCGCGCTACAAGGCGCTGATGGGCGTGGTGAAGCTGGCCCCGCGGTCGCTGCTGGGCGGGATCACGTCGAAGACGGGGCGGAAGTACGGCCCTCAGTGACGGTGGACGTACGGCTCTGGGAAAGGGCCGCCGTTCAATAGGTGGTGTCGTCCCTCCGGTGGGAAAATGAGGGTGTTCAACCGGACCCAGGGGGCCGGAGGCGGCGCCATGACATTCGTACAGCTCATCGACTGCAAGACCAGCCGGTTCGACGAGATGAACCAGCTGATGGACACATGGGTCGAACAGACCAGGGGCAAGCGGACCGCGACGCACGATGTGATCGGCAAGGACCGGTCCGACGCGACCCACTACATAGAGATCGTGGAGTTCCCGTCGTACGAAGAGGCGATGCGGAACTCGAACCTTCCCGAGACGGCCAGGATCTTCCAGGAGATGGTGGCTCTCTGCGACGAGACGCCGACGTTCACGGACCTGGACGTGGTCCGGGACGAGCAGTTGTACTCGGCCAACATCCGCAAGTTCTTCGAGACGATAGCCGCCAAGGGCGAGCTGTCACCGCTCAACGACCTGATCGCGGAGAACTACCACGACCACGATCCCGCCAACGAGCAGGACACCATCGGGCTCGACGCGATACGGCGCGAGATCGGGATGTGGCGTGGCGCGTTCGACTTCACGTTCACCGTCGACGACCAGGTCACCGAGGCCGATCGCGTCTGCACGCGCTGGACCTGGAACGCCACCCACACGGGCGACTTCCGCGGGATCGCGGCGACCGGCAAGCAGGTCACCATGACCGGCACGACCATCTTCCGGTGCCAGGATGACGGCAAGATCGCCGAGGGGTGGTGGCAGTACGACCAGCTGGGGCTGATGGGCCAGCTCGGCGTTCTGGACCAGCTTGAACTCTGACGGCTTCCAGTGACTCCGCCGGACTCCAGAGACTCTGACGGACTCAGGCAACTCCGCAGCACGAAGGCCCGGCTCCCCCGCCAGGGGGACCGGGC containing:
- a CDS encoding ester cyclase; amino-acid sequence: MTFVQLIDCKTSRFDEMNQLMDTWVEQTRGKRTATHDVIGKDRSDATHYIEIVEFPSYEEAMRNSNLPETARIFQEMVALCDETPTFTDLDVVRDEQLYSANIRKFFETIAAKGELSPLNDLIAENYHDHDPANEQDTIGLDAIRREIGMWRGAFDFTFTVDDQVTEADRVCTRWTWNATHTGDFRGIAATGKQVTMTGTTIFRCQDDGKIAEGWWQYDQLGLMGQLGVLDQLEL
- a CDS encoding MOSC domain-containing protein; translation: MKLLSLNLGRARAVEYTDQPEGVTGIDKQPVDGPVRVTAPGPKGVGASGLAGDAVCDMRHHGGDHQAVYAVAREDLDDWERELGRTLPNGVFGENLTTQGLDVSGARIGERWRVGSEVVLEVTCGRIPCLTFQGHVGEKGWVKRFTQKGAPGAYLRVVEPGEIRSGDPIEIVHRPGHDVTVALQFRAVTTERELLPRLLAAGEALHPESLATAEKYVAKYAG
- a CDS encoding SDR family NAD(P)-dependent oxidoreductase, coding for MTTALITGSTAGIGAAFARRLAADGHNLVLVARDTKRLHEQATELHDRHGIEAEVLTADLATDDGIEAVAGRLGDRKNPVDLLVNNAGFGNKGRYLDVSMADELKMLKVHCEAVLRLTSAATESMRERGRGGVVNVASVAAFVPRGTYGASKAWVVQFTQGAARDLAGSGVRLMALAPGFVRTEFHQRAGMGTDNIPNWMWLDADKLVAAALADLARGKSLSIPDPRYKALMGVVKLAPRSLLGGITSKTGRKYGPQ
- a CDS encoding LysR family transcriptional regulator translates to MIEARHLRVLRAVATTGSFSAAGRELGCTQPAVSQQMKALESSVGTPLLIRTGREMRLTQAGEALVRHAAGILAGLTAAEEEVAAIAGLRAGRVRLVSFPSGSSTLVPTALAALRAAHPGTRVSLEEAEPPESVEKLRAGDCDIALAFRYEGAAGAEEWDDLVVRPLLTDRLVGLVPEGHRLARAGSVAIGEFAGEPWIAGCPRCRGQLIEVCRNAGFEPRIDFATDDYPAVVGLVGAGLGVAVLPELAIESVRPKGARTVTVEPPVRREIVALTLPDLAQVPAVAATLDRLARAATR
- the guaB gene encoding IMP dehydrogenase yields the protein MTANVDGVPAKFATLGLTYDDVLLLPGASEVLPNAVDTSSRISRNVRVNIPLLSAAMDKVTESRMAIAMARQGGVGVLHRNLSIEDQVNQVDLVKRSESGMVTDPITVHPDATLAEADALCAKFRISGVPVTDGNGKLLGIVTNRDMAFETDRSRQVREVMTPMPLVTGKVGISGTDAMQLLRRHKIEKLPLVDDAGVLKGLITVKDFVKAEKYPNAAKDAEGRLLVGAAVGASPEALERAQALAEAGVDFLIVDTSHGHNSNALNWMAKIKSSVGVDVIGGNVATRDGAQALIDAGVDGVKVGVGPGSICTTRVVAGIGVPQVTAIYEAGLAARAAGVPVIGDGGLQYSGDIGKALAAGADTVMLGSLLAGCEESPGELLFINGKQFKSYRGMGSLGAMQSRGQGRSYSKDRYFQADVASDDKLVPEGIEGQVPYRGPLANVLHQLVGGLRQTMGYVGAATIDEMESKGRFVRITSAGLKESHPHDIQMTVEAPNYSRND
- a CDS encoding GuaB3 family IMP dehydrogenase-related protein codes for the protein MTEIEIGRGKRGRRAYAFDDIAVVPSRRTRDPKEVSIAWQIDAYRFELPFLAAPMDSVVSPATAIRIGELGGLGVLNLEGLWTRYEDPQPLLDEIAELDVDAATRRLQEIYAAPIKEELIGQRIKEVRDSGVVTAAALSPQRTAQFSKAVVDAGVDIFVIRGTTVSAEHVSGASEPLNLKQFIYELDVPVIVGGCATYTAALHLMRTGAAGVLVGFGGGAAHTTRNVLGIQVPMATAVADVAAARRDYMDESGGRYVHVIADGGVGWSGDLPKAIACGADSVMMGSPLARATDAPGKGHHWGMEAVNEELPRGKKVDLGTVGTIEEVLTGPSHTPDGSMNFFGALRRAMATTGYSELKEFQRVEVTVADSQHKR
- a CDS encoding WhiB family transcriptional regulator, whose protein sequence is MADFSRLPGPNADLWDWQLLAACRGVDSSLFFHPEGERGAARSARENSAKEVCMRCPVRAECAAHALAVREPYGVWGGLTEDEREELMGRARNRLVSAAATGSGHASNN
- a CDS encoding response regulator transcription factor, which codes for MTSVLVCDDSPLAREALRRAVATVPGVERVTTAANGEEVLRRWGADRSDLILMDVRMPGLGGVETVRRLLSADPGARIIMLTVAEDLDGVALAVAAGARGYLHKDASRAELRATVTQALADPTWRLAPRRLRSAEMGAAPTLTAREIQVLEGMSHGRSNAEIGRELFLSEDTVKTHARRLFKKLGASDRAHAVALGFRWGLVR
- a CDS encoding sigma-70 family RNA polymerase sigma factor produces the protein MRDDGTTVIGALVHRAVDGDEQATHDLLAHVHPLALRYCRTRLSRLPGDARHFVEDLAQEVCVAVLLALPRYKDTGRPFEAFVFAIAAHKVADLQRAAMRHPGSTAVPSDEMPERPDDSLGPEERALLSSDAEWAKKLLANLPDNQRELLLLRIAVGLTAEETGQMLGMSPGAVRVAQHRALSRLRALAEQ